Proteins encoded within one genomic window of Hypanus sabinus isolate sHypSab1 unplaced genomic scaffold, sHypSab1.hap1 scaffold_2461, whole genome shotgun sequence:
- the LOC132387982 gene encoding vasopressin V2 receptor-like yields the protein MSRPAILQVKDVCYPVLAVFGLPANLLTIIILSRGKCGLSKCISAYMTMMAVSDLSVILINVLVYEILIFRLSSSFLHYTEVLKATIYVLAVTLELSRWYTVAFTCDRYVAICCQKFKTKYCRVKTARILAAVILAGLCLENIHFLFAFQPQRIIGNISWGIRPKLDIFNSPTFVAFSRFKSFQNLCASGLIILFNGMTARHIFVTSKSRRGFRTHKSKIERDPEMENRKKGIILLFCVSGSFMLFWLPSAVTDIIASITMYFDRDYNSTRYIAAQAGALLTNMSSCTNTCIYAATQTKFRAELRTLILSRWTLIRELIKRNVRSSNAFSPE from the exons ATGAGTCGACCGGCGATCCTACAGGTGAAAGACGTTTGTTACCCTGTTCTAGCGGTGTTTGGTTTACCCG CTAATTTGTTAACAATTATCATTCTGTCCCGAGGAAAATGcggtctttccaaatgcatcTCTGCCTACATGACGATGATGGCGGTGTCAGATCTATCGGTCATTCTCATCAATGTCCTTGTCTATGAGATTTTAATATTCCGCCTGTCAAGTTCTTTTCTGCATTATACGGAAGTCCTTAAAGCCACGATCTACGTGCTGGCGGTCACTCTGGAACTATCACGGTGGTACACGGTGGCCTTCACCTGTGATCGATATGTTGCCATATGTTGTcagaagtttaaaacaaaatactgcagagtGAAGACAGCCAGAATCCTGGCAGCAGTAATACTGGCGGGGCTTTGCTTGGAGAATATACACTTCTTGTTTGCATTTCAGCCTCAACGAATAATTGGAAATATTTCGTGGGGTATTCGCCCGAAATTGGACATCTTTAACTCTCCAACTTTCGTCGCGTTCAGCAGATTCAAATCCTTTCAAAACCTGTGCGCATCCGGTTTAATAATTCTGTTTAATGGCATGACGGCCAGGCATATCTTCGTGACCAGCAAATCCCGGCGGGGCTTCCGAACCCATAAGAGTAAGATTGAACGTGAcccggaaatggagaacaggaaaaAGGGCATCATATTACTGTTCTGTGTATCGGGCAGCTTCATGCTATTTTGGCTGCCGTCGGCAGTGACCGATATTATCGCCAGCATAACCATGTATTTTGATCGCGACTATAACTCTACCCGATATATCGCTGCTCAAGCCGGGGCTCTGCTCACGAACATGAGTTCCTGTACAAACACGTGTATTTATGCAGCGACACAAACTAAATTCAGGGCAGAGTTGAGAACGTTGATACTGTCTCGTTGGACGCTTATCCGGGAATTGATCAAGAGAAATGTCAGATCATCTAATGCTTTTTCCCCTGAGTAG